Part of the Myxocyprinus asiaticus isolate MX2 ecotype Aquarium Trade chromosome 17, UBuf_Myxa_2, whole genome shotgun sequence genome, TCTTGTCCTCATAATATATAAGAATATAATGCaatcaaataaagagaaaataaaacactttGTTCAAATGGGaattaaaggagaaaaaaaaaaaaatgtaattttgggaAGACAAATCATGGCACATAGTTAGCTGGTCAAATGACTGCTCTTCCTTTGCATAGAATAGTTTCAGTGGCACACTGCAACAGCCTGTTGGTTTAACTCTTGGGGTGCTTTCTCATcacaaacacccccccccccccaccctatACTAGTTGGTGCTGGATATTATTGAACAGAATGTAACACTTGGAAAAAGAAACGACCACCAGTAAGGCACTTAATTTCCTTAAATATACTCTGATTACTTCTCACCATTCAATTTTTCAAACATTCTCAATATTTGACTATTTTGGTCCGTTTGTTTTTCCTCTGACCAATAGTATCCATAGTCACAACATTTCTTGACCACCATTTGCTTTACTATTCTACTaactaatatataaatatatatatatatatatatatatatatatatatgagtattaTGTTTCATATTTTGTAACTGCAAGTATAAAAAGCTATAAttgccaaaaatatatatttgttttccaGCACCCTGTAAAAGTATCTAATTTTgatctttctgtatttttatatgCAAAGACATatctacatttatacatttttaatatatatcatGTATGTATAAAGCAATTTGAACAGGCAGACATGGCTTTCACATCCTATGTTTTCTTGAGAGGGTGTATAGAAATGAGAGTGGGCTCAGTAACTGGGGGTGTGCAGGACACATTGTGGATGGGCTATTTGATTTAAGTGTTTTGAGGGCTAGAAAAACAAATCAGCTTGCATTATGAATTTGACAAAAGTTGATGAAGGTCTTTAAAGAACACCTGCATTGTTGTTAAGCTCAACTGTAAGGTGGGACGGGGGAGAGAACTTGGCTTCTGAAAatcaatcttaaaaaaaaaaaaagaaaagaaaaaaaggatatAATAAGAAGAATGCAGAACAACAGAAAACCAAAAAAGTGTGTACAAACACCAGTGAGAGGTTAAGCCCTCCCCCGTCCGGTCTACTTCATTTATCTTCCTTAGTGTTCATTGCTTTCGCACATCCAAGAAAATTAGCATCTTTTGGGAAAATTCATAATTTCATCCATATTTGATTCGCTATAATAAACAGATACAGGCATAACATAAAACCATTTCAAACTCTATCCTAAAATTATAGAACCCTTGGCGGTTAGATACATGTATGTAAATTCATTAAATGAAAACCCTTTGGctaaatgcacacacataatactttttttttttttctcacagctcATTCAGAAAGATTTCTAGAAAGTTCAGGCACTGTATGTGGAGATTGAGTTTTTGGGATGGCATAGTTGAGTAAACGGATTCCGGTTCATTTCCCAGCTTTCCAACCCTGAATTATGCTAGACTTAAATTTACCCCAAAAACCCTTCACCCTAATCTCTCCTGTTAAAAACACACCCCTATTGCCCTGCCTGACTCtgcttactgccccctactgagcTGGCACAAATCCAGCAATGAGCAGCATGTATAAACCTGCAAGTATTGCCAAACACTATTAATAAGATACatgaaaacataataataataataaaaaaaaataaaaacaacaacaatctagGAGAAGTTACAGAACAAAGGAAAAATCAAAACAAGCTTTTTGCAGTCTGTCATTGTAGCCATGCTCTAAATCAGCTGGACAGGCACACCCAGAATGTGTCAgcacagtaaaaatgtatcaacTGAAAAAACAGCATTACATCAGAGAAGGACAGAAAATTCACAAGTTGGTGTGAGTGTGgatttctttccttctttttcttttgttgatTCATAGTGACTATCAACATTTGGGTGGGGTAAAACACTGTTTTTTAGTGGTAGCGGACAAACATGATCTGGATCATGATGCCCTGTTTAGCGTTATGATTTATAAATTAAGGGTCaccgaatgtgtgtgtgtgtgtgtgtgtgtgtgtgtgtgtgtgtatatatatatatatatatatatatatatatatattttacttttttttttattggatttaattgtgagtataaatgtatttaagggttaaattagCAGAAGACACGTCTTTATTGCTTTTAAACGTCAGTGCAGATTATCGGGTAACGCAACATCGCTGTTAACATCCACCCAATcgtttgtaatttaaaaaagaaaaagaaagaaacaaatttaaaaaaggtCATAactcatttataaaataatagaGTATCATAGTCATTATCGCTACATGTGTTGGTATGGAGGGTTGTTGTGTTTAATGTAGGTTTGTGTTAGGATCACTGCTCGGACAGGTGCCTCTCTCTCTGCGTCCACCAGGCTAGCAAAAGGCAATTACCAGTTAATCTGATCAGCAGGCAGGCTTGGGCGCTCATCATTGGGTGAAGAGTTCAGAGGTCATTTGTTAGTTGCCGGTGGCGGCTAGGTGGTTaggaacaaaaatgaaaacaataaaaaggaaaaaaaacaaacaaacaaaaaaaaaaggtagaaaaGATATTAGTCAGCAAGAAGAGACTGGAATGACATCATTTTAACAGCAAAATGAATGCAATCTCTTTGTTTAACCCCTAATTACATGGCCAAGAGACAAAAAACAGGCTAAACCTGGTTATGATCATGACACACAAGCATCATGATCAGAGTTCTAATCAGAATGTTACAACATGTAATTAAAGCGCTAAAATGCCCCATGTTCCCACAAACATAAGCAGAGAGGTGTCACATAGGCAAACaagaaaaacacatacaaacaaaagCTAGTAATATTTTAGTGTCTTGAGTCGAAATGCATGTTACGAACAGTGTAATTAGTTGTGAGAGGAATCGGAGAGCTAGTGCATCATTACGCAAATAAATACTGCTAAATATCGcttttgattttctttattttttcagtaaaCGTGTACACAGGAATAAAAATTACATATGCTATAAAAATACTCATGTATGAAATAGTACCTtcattaaaactaaaatatagaGTTCTTGTTATGAGGACCATAAAAACTTTCACATTTAGAGATGAACAAATAAACTTGATAAAGATCTGataaacttttgattttgaaaagcTTAAGCAGTTAGCCAATGGCTTTGCTGGCAACGGAAACTTATTCCAGTCCTTTCTTTGTAATTTAATATCAAAACAAATcagtataaagtaaaaaaaaaaaaaaaaaaaaaaaaaaaaaaaaacacatcttttggATCTTGACGCAGTTAAGGAATGCACTGATATAAAGCTATTGAACAGACGGCATTTACTTCAATTACAGtcaaaagtgttgtttttttttttccgtaaACCTGAGTGTTTCTAGAGGCATTTCATTTGTAAACATATTTCCACAGTAAAGATGTGCAGCTAATCTACACATTTGTATCTCACTGCCATCCCCCATTCAGAGAAACAAAGCAatacagaaagaataaaaaaggtaaaaatatCTTGTCTAACTAACCTCTGTCTGCGGTCACTATCCTTTGGTAAGGATGGACCCGTGAATCATGTCTCCGCACTTTAGTAGCCATTGCACCTAGATTACAATAGGTCCATAAGGTTAGACATGGTTCAGGCCAGGGAGACAACAGAAATGTAAAGCCTGGGGAACACAGCCAGACCAAAACAATCATAACTTGCCTCAACTATTAAACCAGAGAATTTACAACTCCAGAACTAGAGAATTCTTGGGCAAAACTGAAGAACATGATTTTTACCTTTTATTGAAGAGATCTATTTAAAATGAGGCTAGATTTGTGCAGGCTCGCTGTGAAACAGGCTTTACATTAATTCTCATCtatattaaaatgtatgcatgtaATACTTCTACATTTAATACATATTCACAATACCAACATGATGGAtagcaaatgcaaataaaaaaagtcaagagtttaaaaaaattatatcttaaattacacagtaattggTTTGACTCACAAGATTCTAAGATTGTTTGAGACGGGCGGGCAAGGACtcatgatttgtttttaaaaaaataaaaaatacaacaccAAAAAGGTTTATCAAGGGatgtcttggggggggggggggggggaattataCTTTGCTACAGTGGAAAAAGCATCATTTGATAGTGAATTACAATCAAATTTTGACACCCTGTGAATACTGCAAGATAGTACCTTGCTCATATTAGTTATATTTCAGAAAACACTCATCTACAACCGTCTTTACTCTGCTCACAAGAATTCATTAGGAAAAAATGAAATGCTAAGCTTGCTGATGATTACATtactgtcttgttttccattgttttcctcaGAAATAACAACTCAGTCTCAAAAAGAAACGGTAGGAACtggaaaagtacttttttttgcCATAGTGAAGGCCTGTTCACACATAGCTAAATGTCTACACAACTtttgttgtaaaaaataaaaacaatgcataCCTATGGACCCAATTCACACCAGTGATGAAATTCATCCAACAAAAATACTTACCGACCAATAATACGTTTTTGGCTCATGTGTACAGAAAGAAATTCCATATTAGAATGTATTTTGATTTAAAGCGAAAAATCTGatgttgtatttttgcattaaattGAATGACCACATTGCTTTTTCACGTGGCTCTTGGTGTGAAAAGACCTTCAGATGGATTTATTTTAGTCTTAAGAAATCCAAAGGCAGTTTCCTGCTGGTCTCACTCTATCGTTCTAACTATACAAAAATAGTCAAGAATCATGGCCTATTAACTGGCATACAAAAAAAATGTTCACAGAATTTTTTAAATACCCAACATCCTTATGATCAAcagcaaaaagtttttttttttttaatttttttttttattacagacaGCTGACTGCCAgccgtcaaaaaaaaaaaaaagaagaaacctGAATGACTGACAACTGTACAAATGGCAAAACTATTATGACATCATCGAAGAGCTGCTAAGGCCAAATGTTCTTACTCTCCTTGAAAGAATTCTGTAGAAGCACTGACGATTCCCTcttacggtgtgtgtgtgtgtgtgtgtgtgtacaaccaCATGGCATGCTGCAACAGCAGATGTCAAACAAATCACTTCTGATTGCACAGAAGCCTAGAgagcaatcaggggagagagagagagagagagggagcatgGTCTGGTCTGGGGGTGGTTGGATGTTGAATCGATACAGTAAGTAAATAAAAGGCTGCTAAGCTTGTGAGTGTTGAAGTTTAAAAGTGAAAACCCAGTACTGTCAGAATAGCAGAAGACCCAAAGGTCCCAACTGTACAGATTCAGTGAACTGAACTTGGAAAGCCATCCACCTGATCAGCTCTGAATGACCGCAACTCAAGCTATTCAAGCGCAATATTCAGCTGCTTGCACATGTAGCTTCTTTGGTGGCTAtcaatcaaaacatttttaaacaaggGACAGTATGGAAGTATAATCGTTACTTAAGTCAGACacccacacacaaataaaaaatgtactaataatcaaataaaaacacatCGAATTAACAGTGCCCTAATATTTTACGGCTGCACTTTAacatggttgtatatttaagctgtgaatatttcagtTGAAACACTTCcaacatcatttcatctttaaaaattcAGTATTAAAAATTCACCTTCCAAAAGTTGgatccaaaatattcagttccaTGCTACCTTTATTATTTTACAGGTAATACACAGGCTATTATCTTTTGCTTTACAAATTCACCTCCACAATTTCAGTTGGAAATTTAATCTTGCACATCTGGGATATTGCAGACAAAATAGTAAAGTGCAAGGCCCCCACCAGTAGGTGAAAGAAATTTAAGCATAGTTAATGTAatggattttgtttttattagtgcaattcaacatgctttttggTATCAAAGACTTCATTCATGTTAAACTTAGGATGGAAACTGATGGGTCCAACTGAGCATGCTATTGATCGACGCGTCGGTTTAACATGCTCACTTTAAAAATCAGAATTCTAAACATTTATTGTCCTCCGCAAGTGTGAAGTTTCTAATGTTAAATCCTGTTTCATAACTGTGGTTATTATCTTCCTTCATTGTGAGTGATTGCAGAAGCCCCTCTCCAAGCAGATGAGTTTGGGTTATTCTCCCAGAATAGGGTGGAGTGCTCAAGCTCACAAGGGTAAAAATAAGACAACTGGATACAGTGAGAATAGTGGAAGAATTTAATGAACATCCCTGACGGGACTCAGGCCTCTTTCGCTCTCTCTGCCGCTCAGCACCGGCACCAAGGCCTGCTATAGCAAGGAAGAGAGAAATGATTTCAAAAGCCAAGAGTAATCCGAGGGGATCCACCAGTAGCCTGCCTGACAAAGCCTACGGCAACAGAGAGAAACAGATAGAGAAACAAAAGCTGTGTGCAAGCTTGTCGCTACTGCCTGCgagagtgagtgtgtgcgagTCCTTGGAGAACACTTCTTATGCAgcagaaaaataaacacacacacaaagttataCACCTCGTTTTAGACAGAGGTAAGTGGTCCCTGTCCCAGCCCGTCTCAATGGCAGCTGAATGTTACCTATGtagctatttattttctttaatcacCTGGGTGAGCTAGTCCACTAGCATGAGCTAGTCATCACATATTTACCTTTCAGTGAGTCCTGAATGGGGTGGGGTGACGCCCCATCAAACGCGCCCCCGTAAAACCCCCTGGCAGTGCCCTCTTGCGGGGCAAAGAAGGGTGAAGTGCCAAGCCCCCACGCCAGCTTACCTAGGACTCCGCTGTGCTCGATGGGATATTCCAGCAGAGACGTGGGCGCCAAGGCATAAGGGTAGTCATAGGGTGTAGTGTAGATAATGCCCGCATCGGGCGATGGgggcaccagggttggggtgccaTTGGGTAGCATGGTGGCCATCTGAGTGGGTCTGATGATGTTCATGATAGGGGTCCCTGCTGGAGTTGGGGGCCTGAGGGCAGCCGGGGGGAGGACCTGACCCGCAGGGGCCGCGATAAGCCGCTGACCTTGAGCAGCTGCTGCCGCTGCTGCAAGAGAGAACGCAAGGGTGGCTGCCGTAAACGAAAgagtgaaagacagagagagagagaatggagagAGGTTAAAGGACATGAAGAGAGAGGGATGGAGAACAAGGTAGGGTGAGGTAAGAAAGAATAGGAGGAAAATGGGAGAGTCAAGGTGACaaggagagaaagaaaacaaGGAAAGAGAGGTAGGGAGAAAGTAATGGGAGAGTTGTAGAGAAAGAGCAAGAGAGGGATAGAGGTTGGGTATGTGAATGTGTATAATTTTCAGAACCAGTGAAAGACAGACATAGAACAAATAACAGATGTGAGAAAAGCACACGCAGAAACAGGAAACAGGAGTACATGAAAAGGAAAAAAGAGGgtaggggaaaaaataaaaaggaaaattagTCCATGCGATGGTCAATGAATCACAAAAAAGGTACTCTAAAAGCAAACTAAAACCCCACACCCAAAatcattacaaataaaaacaaatacaaggAGAAACTGATGACTGATCATTCCAGGGCAAAGCGATCACCAAAACAGAAGCACTAATGCACAACACACACAGTAACTGATCAAAGAAAAACACATCTGAACTCAACGCCCTGCAGCATGTAGAGGTGGCACCACTTATTCTGCTCGAGTTTAACCAAACTGTTGCATGTCTAACAGCCTAAATATAAATAATAGGGGTTCCAAATCCTTGGACATAAAGTCCAAAATTGGCAGTGCTAGATCTAACTCACTAGAAGCTTTCCTGCATGAATCTAAACCTCTACATGCCACCAGGACCTTTCATGCAGATATGGAGAGGCAACAACTACAACATggttaaattaaaatgcatttgtttatattttgcattGAAGCATAACTGAATCACAAAATAGGAGACATTTGAAACAGATGTGCTTCTTCCAAAGAGATGTCCACTTCATACATATCCATGCACACATTCATAAATCCATACAAACATCCATTTACACATATTGTTACATTCATTCAAATATTACTATACATAGCGTTAAAGACCCACACACTTAATGTCAATGTGGAAATGCATAACAGTAACAAATATGTATGGCATGGGAGGAGTCATATGTGAATATTTTCCAGCAATATGTTTATGACCTCAAGAAAACCTAAAAAACAATCATGCAGCAAAATGATTCTGTGTGCCACACCAAGATTACACAAGCTGTGACTGCATTTAGAACAGCTTTGAaagtagtgatcgaccgatatgggctTTAAGTgcagatgccgatatccagagagcagggtggctgataggccgatacaatgccggtaaatcacacaatttaatatagtaaataacaaacataaaattgctaaaaaatgaataaactcttatttaccACTGTATTAActaaatttcacactaaactttgtttaaataaataaataaataaaattatattgtattttaaaacagtagatagcagtttcttctgatttttgtttagtcaccaaattttagtaatttatttgcacatgaagaaacttaatatattaggaagaaggaaataacagtacacccAGTAGTCCAGCAACTATGGAtgttctcaaaaaatacagaatcaaaccaattgtacatacagtgcatagtgaataagatatTTACTCATAGCGCACATGAagagcttttactttgaagttgcactcacacgctcgtgtggatccagcgcgagcagcaatctcctgacagattaaacggcctggatcgcctgcttggattgtcaccgAGTgatcgtcatgatttgtgaatcagaggaaattctgatcctgaagtttttgattctggatgATGGAATACACACTTCAGAGGAAGCTATTAGATGAGCACTTGATGGGAAGAAAAAGCTGGATTTTCGTAAAGTTCGTGAATTTcatctttttaaatgaattatctgcatatttgcagatggtatataatagaagttttatttatattttccttttatcattagacaagactgggggactgttgaggagagactgttagaatacatgcttcagaggaagatttatgagcgttccacaggatgtTTAATCTGcagaagttgtgtgaggttggtttatattacatctgtttaaacgagatgtgTGCACATTAGCAGACggtatatatgatattagttttattgatatttgcctttttatcattagacaagacagttaaatgttacagcgaactgttgaggagagagagggagaatgaaacaggagaGTACTTTTAcataatgagctcaaacgcgaCTGCCGTGGCtttgatatgcggaccgtttaaatgagactgtgtcgCACacgtctattattgtagtaacacgatggcacgtaacaataaaatgaaccgtgactggtcgtttacatgtctcgtcgcttcacatgcaagcaggcgattctcagcgccctcaagaaacaaattggccaaaggggaaaattttAAGAATTCCGAATATCGGACGATTTATCAGCCTCGGCggtatatcggtcgaccactatttgAAAGGTGGTGGGAGAaggaaaaaagggagagagagacagaaatactAGATTATGTAAGCAGATGATGAGATGTTTTTATGAAGAGTCTGCAAGTGAACAGGATTAATTTTATAATGAACATGTGCATTCTGAAGTCTAATGTACTAATGTACTCAAAACTTTGTTCATTTATGGTGAGAATGAGAAAACAGCATAAAAACCTTTTCTTTATGCCACTGCATGTGTatgtgagtgcatttacatgtggATTAAGGGTGAATATAACAGACGGATTATAgttgtttttaatttgaaattTTGTGAATGTGTAAGCTCTGCCCTTAAATGCGGGTGATTCTGAGTGTGTGAGCACTTAAGCAAATCTCTGTAGTCACTGTACAACACACAAATTACAGCTAAACTGTTTAATGTCTTGTTGGTGTGTTGCTGCTCAAGTATTTAGATTCTAGAGTGTGAGAGTATGcaagtatgcatgtatgtataagTTAAGTTTCTGGCTGTTGGTGTTTAAATGTGTGTCCCCTTACGCGCTTTGATGTTGGTGTCTCTGTATGTTCCGTTTAAAATGGCCAGCTCCATCAGCTGCATCTTCTTCAGATTATCTTCTCCTTCTGCCTAAGACAAACAAATCAGAGGGGCACTGATTACTCATGCAACCAATCATCAACAGAAAATCAAGAAAATTTGGGTTCAACACCcaataaacagcaatgtttttgctgtttattcagcatgtaaaaattaaacatttgacAAAAATCAGATTAGTGGTAATCCAAGTTTAGAGTAAACAACCAATGTATAACCACAGCAACCATCATTACTTTAAAAATTAAGGTGCAAAAATTATTCATAGGGTAATAAAAATGTGGTTGACAAAAATGCAGACACACTACTGCTATGCAgccatttaacatttatttttacacaattttagaaaatatttactcaattcattaaaatatttgaaaacaatttaaaCTGACAAGGCCATCTGTAAATTTTAGAAATTATAAAATGAGCAGCTCAATGTGCAATGCCAAAAATTTTGGTCAATAAATAATCCTGGTCTTAATTAAAACCACACTTATCTTCTGCTTTCCCTTTATTTTCAGAgtaaagcacatacactatactagggatgggcattttggtcatcaTTTTATCTACTCGAATACTCAAGACTAATTActtgtcgagtactcgagggacaatatatatatatatatatatatatatatacactgtgtatataataaCATGCCTGACAAAcgtctatggctgctgcattgtcttgttgttccagtgtatcgtctattcaatATTATAGGCTGtcataaaataatgttacaaaatgtacaaaagattgcataatcaaaatataatgcatcatattttgtcattatgtgaaggttCGCTGCTCAACTcgatgaaagaatgtgcacaacgcggGTCTGTCTGTTCTTCTTTCAGGTTACCGTAGCAATCTTAGTAAGCACGCAccatttttttagtgactgtctgaacattttcaaatcgtggttggcttaacaggagatgccataaccttcacgtttttaatattttgaatgtttcgaagacgctgcattgtgttccatttaactgtgctctgtctagctgtttgaaacactcgcctgctgtatatggcACTGCTTCTGCGCATTGAGTCCAATGCCACACGTgccttgtgtgtgtgtccacaaaTGTTCactcttgtgaggaaagccgcgatgttccatattgttgttgctgtaatgattaatgaagcattccattcaactcggagagtcagaatttccacctctcaactggggaaagtgcaaaaGAATAACACTTTCGGACTTCTATGTCGGACTTTTAACTTGGAAACTCAAGCAGAAATCTTCATTTCCACAAGATGCAGGTGTGCGTTATCtcacgcagggcagggaggtttacagtcagtaacAAATATtcacttattaaataatatccattaatgagtcaaagttcttacattaaatgaaaaaacatGTTTAGCATATGTTTTGAAGAGACAGGtattcaaaacacggttaattacactctctttgttttgattattgtaacGATAGCATTTCAGCATCGTATATCAGtgtggttgctatgagacgtctctgaaaATCAATGTACCCCTAAAAATCgtaacgtaatcaatctcaaaattaaaaataagctccctttgacacgtttgtgtttagttgtcaggtaattttCACTGGATTTCAAATAAAGTGAAGTCACATCATGcttgatcaccatcgatcatcgttttcatggtCGATCATCGCTGCCACAtctgagtacccgagtactcgaaCCCATCCCAACACTATACAATCATCACTATGCACACACAATATGGGTTCAGGGATCATAATAGAGTTGAGTGTAGCAACACAAATCACACCTCTCAACCGGAATAAAAAAAGGCTCATACTAGACTAGGGCAATGTTTTTATAGTTGACATTggcgataacgtcgactaatcgtgtCGAAGtatcgaatagtcgtttgatctcatttaacgtaacatgagatcacattaaactcaaaTGATGGCGCGCGAGAGGAGCACTTTAGTTCGAGTAcatgattgaggagaggaagaaaacgcagctcacagtccagacgcactccaaactttccaaacagcttcaggtgatgtacatCGCAAAGTAtaaggaaattatacaaaaatacaaaataagcaaatacagaagcac contains:
- the LOC127455105 gene encoding protein quaking-A-like isoform X1, yielding MMVGEMEVKERPRPSPDYLMQLLNEKKLMTSLPNLCGIFTHLERLLDEEITRVRKDMYNDTVNGLVDKHPLELPEPVGPIVHLLEKLFVPVKEYPDYNFVGRILGPRGLTAKQLEAETGCKIMVRGRSSMRDRKKEEQNRGKPNWEHLNEELHVLITVEDTQTRAEIKMRRAVEEVKKLLVPAAEGEDNLKKMQLMELAILNGTYRDTNIKAPTLAFSLAAAAAAAQGQRLIAAPAGQVLPPAALRPPTPAGTPIMNIIRPTQMATMLPNGTPTLVPPSPDAGIIYTTPYDYPYALAPTSLLEYPIEHSGVLGKLAWGLGTSPFFAPQEGTARGFYGGAFDGASPHPIQDSLKGAMATKVRRHDSRVHPYQRIVTADRAATGN
- the LOC127455105 gene encoding protein quaking-A-like isoform X2; protein product: MMVGEMEVKERPRPSPDYLMQLLNEKKLMTSLPNLCGIFTHLERLLDEEITRVRKDMYNDTVNGLVDKHPLELPEPVGPIVHLLEKLFVPVKEYPDYNFVGRILGPRGLTAKQLEAETGCKIMVRGRSSMRDRKKEEQNRGKPNWEHLNEELHVLITVEDTQTRAEIKMRRAVEEVKKLLVPAAEGEDNLKKMQLMELAILNGTYRDTNIKAPAAAAAQGQRLIAAPAGQVLPPAALRPPTPAGTPIMNIIRPTQMATMLPNGTPTLVPPSPDAGIIYTTPYDYPYALAPTSLLEYPIEHSGVLGKLAWGLGTSPFFAPQEGTARGFYGGAFDGASPHPIQDSLKGAMATKVRRHDSRVHPYQRIVTADRAATGN